A single Homo sapiens chromosome 4 genomic scaffold, GRCh38.p14 alternate locus group ALT_REF_LOCI_2 HSCHR4_6_CTG12 DNA region contains:
- the FRG2 gene encoding protein FRG2 isoform 2 (isoform 2 is encoded by transcript variant 2), translated as MGKGNEDSDLHCSSIQCSTDQPPFQQISFTEKGSDEKKPFKEKGKTAFSHSSEKHIQRQGSEPNPNKENSEETKLKAGNSTAGSEPESSSYRENCRKRKMSSKDSCQDTAGNCPEKECSLSLNKKSRSSTAVHNSEIQETCDAHHRGHSRACTGHSKRHRSRALGVQTPSIRKSLVTSVRAMSEAVYQDLAQVWAQQIHSPLTCEQLTLLTRLRGPLCAQVQTLYSMATQAAYVFPAESWLVPATLPGPGESALDREAHPFPGQEITETVSGSDEAKL; from the exons AtgggaaagggaaatgaagacTCCGATCTCCACTGCTCCTCCATCCAGTGCTCCACTGACCAGCCCCCTTTCCAACAGATCTCCTTTACAGAAAAGGGCTCAGATGAGAAGAAACCATTCAAAGAAAAAGGCAAGACCGCCTTCTCCCATTCCAGTGAGAAGCACATACAAAGGCAAG GATCGGAGCCCAATCCAAACAAGGAGAATTCTGAGGAAACCAAGCTCAAGGCCGGGAACAGCACTGCTGGATCAG AACCAGAGTCCAGCTCATATCGGGAAaactgcaggaaaagaaaaatgagttccAAGGACAGCTGCCAAGACACAGCAG GGAACTGTCCAGAAAAGGAGTGCAGCTTGTCATTGAATAAAAAATCAAGATCCTCCACTGCTGTGCACAACAGTGAAATCCAGGAGACCTGTGATGCCCACCATAGGGGACATTCCAGGGCTTGCACTGGGCACAGCAAGCGGCATAGGTCTCGGGCCCTAGGAGTCCAAACACCGTCAATTCGAAAAAGCTTGGTGACTTCTGTGCGAGCTATGTCAGAGGCTGTTTATCAAGACCTAGCCCAGGTGTGGGCACAGCAGATCCATTCTCCACTTACCTGTGAGCAGCTGACACTGCTCACTCGGCTCCGGGGGCCTCTGTGTGCCCAGGTGCAGACCTTGTATTCCATGGCCACCCAGGCAGCTTATGTCTTCCCTGCTGAGAGCTGGCTTGTCCCAGCCACACTGCCAGGTCCTGGGGAATCAGCCCTGGATAGAGAAGCCCATCCCTTCCCTGGGCAGGAGATAACTGAGACTGTCAGTGGATCAGATGAGGCTAAGCTGTGA
- the FRG2 gene encoding protein FRG2 isoform 1 (isoform 1 is encoded by transcript variant 1), which yields MGKGNEDSDLHCSSIQCSTDQPPFQQISFTEKGSDEKKPFKEKGKTAFSHSSEKHIQRQAGSEPNPNKENSEETKLKAGNSTAGSEPESSSYRENCRKRKMSSKDSCQDTAGNCPEKECSLSLNKKSRSSTAVHNSEIQETCDAHHRGHSRACTGHSKRHRSRALGVQTPSIRKSLVTSVRAMSEAVYQDLAQVWAQQIHSPLTCEQLTLLTRLRGPLCAQVQTLYSMATQAAYVFPAESWLVPATLPGPGESALDREAHPFPGQEITETVSGSDEAKL from the exons AtgggaaagggaaatgaagacTCCGATCTCCACTGCTCCTCCATCCAGTGCTCCACTGACCAGCCCCCTTTCCAACAGATCTCCTTTACAGAAAAGGGCTCAGATGAGAAGAAACCATTCAAAGAAAAAGGCAAGACCGCCTTCTCCCATTCCAGTGAGAAGCACATACAAAGGCAAG CAGGATCGGAGCCCAATCCAAACAAGGAGAATTCTGAGGAAACCAAGCTCAAGGCCGGGAACAGCACTGCTGGATCAG AACCAGAGTCCAGCTCATATCGGGAAaactgcaggaaaagaaaaatgagttccAAGGACAGCTGCCAAGACACAGCAG GGAACTGTCCAGAAAAGGAGTGCAGCTTGTCATTGAATAAAAAATCAAGATCCTCCACTGCTGTGCACAACAGTGAAATCCAGGAGACCTGTGATGCCCACCATAGGGGACATTCCAGGGCTTGCACTGGGCACAGCAAGCGGCATAGGTCTCGGGCCCTAGGAGTCCAAACACCGTCAATTCGAAAAAGCTTGGTGACTTCTGTGCGAGCTATGTCAGAGGCTGTTTATCAAGACCTAGCCCAGGTGTGGGCACAGCAGATCCATTCTCCACTTACCTGTGAGCAGCTGACACTGCTCACTCGGCTCCGGGGGCCTCTGTGTGCCCAGGTGCAGACCTTGTATTCCATGGCCACCCAGGCAGCTTATGTCTTCCCTGCTGAGAGCTGGCTTGTCCCAGCCACACTGCCAGGTCCTGGGGAATCAGCCCTGGATAGAGAAGCCCATCCCTTCCCTGGGCAGGAGATAACTGAGACTGTCAGTGGATCAGATGAGGCTAAGCTGTGA